A section of the Mesorhizobium loti genome encodes:
- the lpxD gene encoding UDP-3-O-(3-hydroxymyristoyl)glucosamine N-acyltransferase has protein sequence MTDPVFFAPSRRYTAAEVANLTGSVLVDSGQSDVSIEALAPANEGAANALVFVDGRRNSALMPSLRAAAVLCPAEFANKAPAGVAVLIHPRPQQAFALVGRLLFPTAATPGPMTGETGVSRHAHVDPTAHIEAGAIIEAGAVIGPGVSIGSGTVVAPNAVIGQSCQIGRDGYVGPGASIQYALIGNRVIIHGGARIGQDGFGFVAGAKGPERVPQIGRVVIQDDVEIGSNSTVDRGAMSDTIIGQGTKIDNLVQIAHNVRIGRNCIVAGLSGISGSVVVGDNVTMGGGVGLADHLTIGTGAKLAARSGFMSNVPAGEIWGGYPAQPMAEAMREIAMLRTMARARKQGKDNG, from the coding sequence ATGACCGACCCGGTGTTCTTCGCGCCATCACGCCGGTATACGGCGGCCGAAGTCGCGAATCTGACCGGCTCGGTGCTTGTCGATTCCGGCCAATCCGACGTTTCGATCGAAGCGCTGGCGCCAGCCAACGAAGGCGCCGCCAACGCGCTCGTCTTCGTTGACGGCAGGCGCAATTCCGCGCTGATGCCGTCGCTGCGGGCGGCCGCGGTCCTGTGTCCGGCGGAATTCGCCAACAAGGCGCCGGCCGGTGTCGCTGTGCTGATCCACCCACGGCCGCAACAGGCATTCGCGCTCGTCGGCCGGCTGCTGTTCCCGACAGCCGCCACGCCGGGGCCAATGACAGGTGAAACCGGAGTTTCGCGGCATGCCCATGTCGATCCGACCGCGCATATCGAAGCCGGCGCTATCATCGAGGCCGGCGCGGTCATCGGGCCGGGCGTCTCGATTGGCAGCGGTACCGTCGTCGCACCCAACGCGGTCATTGGACAGTCTTGCCAGATCGGCCGTGACGGCTATGTCGGCCCGGGTGCCAGCATCCAGTATGCGCTGATCGGCAACCGGGTCATCATCCATGGCGGCGCCAGGATCGGCCAGGACGGCTTCGGCTTCGTTGCCGGCGCCAAGGGGCCGGAACGGGTTCCCCAGATCGGGCGGGTTGTCATCCAGGATGATGTCGAGATCGGCTCCAATTCGACAGTCGATCGTGGCGCCATGTCCGATACGATCATCGGCCAGGGTACCAAGATCGACAATCTCGTCCAGATCGCCCATAACGTCCGCATTGGTCGCAATTGCATAGTGGCCGGGCTTTCAGGTATTTCCGGTTCCGTGGTCGTGGGTGACAATGTCACGATGGGCGGCGGCGTCGGACTTGCCGATCACCTGACCATCGGCACAGGAGCCAAGCTTGCAGCCAGAAGTGGATTTATGAGCAATGTCCCTGCCGGCGAGATCTGGGGCGGTTATCCGGCACAGCCGATGGCGGAAGCCATGCGGGAGATAGCCATGTTGCGCACGATGGCCAGGGCACGCAAGCAGGGCAAGGACAATGGCTGA
- the fabZ gene encoding 3-hydroxyacyl-ACP dehydratase FabZ, which produces MADMVAATTLEAVDILGLMKLLPHRYPFLMIDRIIDIDGDESAIGIKNVTINEPHFQGHFPEQPVMPGVLIVEAMAQTAGAICIRSLGASKPSLVYFLTIDNAKFRKPVVPGDQLKIHVKKIKKRGNLLKFACEALVDGTKAAEAEISAMMVTGD; this is translated from the coding sequence ATGGCTGATATGGTGGCGGCGACTACGCTGGAAGCGGTCGACATATTGGGGCTGATGAAGCTTCTGCCGCACCGCTATCCCTTCCTGATGATCGACCGCATCATCGACATCGACGGCGATGAATCCGCCATCGGCATCAAGAACGTCACCATCAACGAGCCGCATTTTCAGGGGCATTTCCCGGAGCAACCCGTGATGCCGGGCGTGCTGATCGTCGAGGCCATGGCACAGACGGCGGGCGCCATCTGCATCCGAAGCCTTGGGGCGTCGAAGCCGTCGCTGGTCTATTTCCTGACCATCGACAATGCCAAATTCCGCAAACCGGTCGTTCCCGGCGACCAGTTGAAGATCCATGTCAAGAAAATCAAGAAGCGCGGCAACCTGCTCAAATTCGCCTGTGAAGCCCTGGTCGATGGCACCAAGGCAGCCGAGGCCGAGATTTCAGCCATGATGGTCACCGGCGACTGA
- the lpxA gene encoding acyl-ACP--UDP-N-acetylglucosamine O-acyltransferase, producing the protein MKIKTSIHPSSVVEEGAQIGQGVRIGPFCHISADAVIGDGVELVSHVSVMGATTIGASTKVYPMATLGAPPQNTKHKGGRTTLVIGANCTIREGVTMHVGTDTSRGETTVGDNGNFLAYAHIAHDCVVGKNATFANGATLGGHCEIGDNVYIGGLSAVHQFVRVGDNAFLGGCSAFVGDVIPYAIAVGNRASLRGLNIIGLKRAGLPRSEIYLLRKAYRTIFDRSRTVGENIEFAKAEFASSPTAMKIIDFISSRGKRHYAVPSLKGSDGDDADDED; encoded by the coding sequence ATGAAAATCAAGACTTCAATCCATCCTTCTTCCGTCGTGGAAGAGGGCGCTCAAATCGGCCAGGGTGTGCGCATAGGGCCGTTTTGCCATATCAGCGCCGATGCTGTGATCGGTGATGGCGTCGAACTGGTCAGCCATGTCTCGGTGATGGGCGCGACCACTATCGGGGCGTCCACCAAGGTCTATCCGATGGCGACATTGGGCGCGCCGCCGCAGAACACCAAGCACAAGGGCGGTCGCACCACGCTGGTCATCGGCGCCAATTGCACCATCCGCGAAGGCGTCACCATGCATGTCGGCACGGATACCAGCCGCGGCGAGACGACAGTCGGCGACAACGGCAATTTCCTTGCCTATGCCCACATCGCCCATGATTGCGTGGTCGGCAAGAACGCCACCTTCGCCAATGGCGCGACGCTGGGCGGACACTGCGAGATCGGCGATAACGTCTATATTGGCGGCCTGAGCGCCGTTCATCAGTTCGTGCGCGTCGGCGATAACGCCTTTCTTGGCGGATGCTCGGCTTTTGTCGGTGATGTCATTCCCTACGCCATTGCCGTTGGCAACCGCGCCAGCTTGCGTGGCTTGAACATCATCGGCCTCAAGCGCGCCGGTCTGCCGCGTTCCGAGATCTATCTGTTGCGCAAGGCTTACAGGACGATCTTCGACCGCTCCCGCACCGTCGGCGAGAACATTGAATTCGCCAAGGCCGAGTTCGCCTCTTCGCCGACCGCCATGAAGATCATCGATTTCATCAGCAGTCGCGGCAAGCGGCACTATGCGGTGCCATCGCTCAAGGGCAGCGACGGCGACGATGCCGATGATGAAGACTGA
- a CDS encoding LpxI family protein yields MMKTETASAGLDLPPGARVGIIAGGGSLPVEVAAGSAEQGYPPFVVLMDGEADRLVELRQYDHETLALEAIGSLVPLLKRHRITHLVLAGEIKRRPRLTHLRPSLSLLAVIPVVVMALARGDDGLLKVVARGLEARGIKVVGAHEIVPNLVAAEGTLTKVEPRKSDWRDIEAGFAAAKAIGALDIGQAAIAVGGRTIALEGIEGTAGLLDRARLLRGHGRIAGKTRGVLVKCAKPGQELRADLPSIGPQTIEAAHAAGLAGIAVEAGRSLILEGPATLSRANELGLFIVGLAAAEPTHG; encoded by the coding sequence ATGATGAAGACTGAGACGGCTTCTGCTGGTCTTGATCTCCCGCCAGGTGCCAGGGTCGGCATCATCGCCGGCGGCGGCAGCCTTCCCGTCGAAGTCGCGGCCGGCTCGGCCGAGCAGGGGTACCCGCCCTTCGTCGTCCTCATGGACGGCGAGGCCGACCGCTTGGTGGAATTGCGCCAGTATGACCATGAGACCCTGGCCCTGGAGGCGATCGGCTCGCTTGTTCCATTGCTCAAGCGCCACCGGATTACCCATCTTGTGCTTGCCGGCGAGATCAAGCGCCGGCCAAGGCTGACGCATCTGCGCCCAAGCCTCAGCCTGCTTGCGGTGATACCGGTTGTCGTGATGGCACTGGCGCGCGGCGACGATGGGCTGCTGAAAGTGGTGGCGCGAGGCCTCGAGGCACGAGGAATAAAGGTCGTGGGTGCCCACGAGATCGTGCCGAACCTTGTGGCGGCCGAAGGGACCTTGACCAAGGTGGAGCCGCGGAAGTCCGACTGGCGCGACATCGAGGCGGGCTTCGCGGCGGCAAAGGCCATCGGAGCACTGGATATCGGCCAAGCGGCGATCGCGGTCGGCGGCCGGACCATCGCGCTCGAGGGCATCGAGGGCACGGCCGGACTGCTCGATCGCGCCAGGCTGCTGCGTGGCCACGGCCGCATCGCCGGAAAAACGCGCGGTGTCCTGGTCAAATGCGCCAAGCCCGGCCAGGAGCTGCGCGCGGATCTTCCGTCCATAGGACCGCAGACGATCGAAGCAGCCCACGCGGCCGGGCTTGCGGGCATTGCCGTCGAGGCGGGACGCTCACTGATCCTCGAGGGCCCCGCAACCCTGTCGCGCGCCAATGAACTCGGTCTGTTCATCGTCGGCCTGGCCGCAGCGGAGCCGACGCATGGCTGA
- the lpxB gene encoding lipid-A-disaccharide synthase translates to MADKALKVAIVAGEESGDLLGADIVRSLRHMTGREVQLVGLGGRHLGELGLVSPFDAGEIALMGFSAVLRDLPRLIRRIGQLAKTIADEKPDCLVTIDSPDFSLRVARKVRAANPSIPIIHYVCPSVWAWRPGRAVAMKPYVDHILCILPFEVKELERLGGPPGTYVGHRLTHEAGVLAAAKAQELPRDLAQDRIKTLLVLPGSRRGEVRRLIEPFGETVSMLRARGHRLRLLLPTVPHVADLVKSSVNRWDEKPEIIVDPQRKWQAFGKADAALIASGTVSLELALSGVPMVSCYRLDPIARAIAPYFVSVWSALLPNLIADRALIPEFYNEYVKPNNLARQMEALFADSGMRAWQKDGFAEIARRMATDRPSGEIAAQVVMGYVKRAR, encoded by the coding sequence ATGGCTGACAAGGCGCTGAAGGTCGCGATCGTCGCGGGTGAGGAATCAGGCGATCTGCTTGGCGCCGACATCGTCCGTTCTCTCCGCCATATGACGGGCCGAGAGGTGCAACTCGTCGGCTTGGGAGGCCGGCACCTCGGCGAATTGGGCCTGGTGTCGCCCTTCGATGCCGGCGAGATCGCACTGATGGGTTTCAGCGCCGTCCTGCGCGATCTGCCGCGCCTCATAAGGCGGATCGGCCAACTGGCCAAAACCATCGCGGACGAGAAGCCGGACTGTCTGGTCACCATCGACAGCCCCGACTTTTCCTTGCGTGTCGCCAGGAAGGTGCGTGCGGCCAATCCGTCGATTCCCATCATCCACTATGTCTGTCCAAGCGTCTGGGCGTGGCGGCCGGGCAGGGCGGTGGCGATGAAGCCTTACGTCGACCATATCCTTTGCATCCTGCCGTTCGAGGTGAAGGAACTCGAGCGGCTGGGTGGCCCGCCCGGCACCTATGTCGGGCATCGCCTCACGCATGAGGCGGGCGTGCTTGCCGCCGCGAAGGCGCAGGAATTGCCGCGCGATCTTGCCCAGGACCGTATCAAGACATTGCTGGTGCTGCCCGGCTCGCGGCGCGGCGAGGTGCGCCGGCTGATCGAACCATTCGGCGAGACGGTGTCGATGCTGCGCGCGCGCGGGCATAGGCTGCGGCTGTTGCTGCCGACGGTTCCCCATGTCGCCGACCTCGTCAAATCCTCGGTCAATCGTTGGGATGAAAAGCCAGAGATCATTGTTGATCCCCAACGCAAATGGCAGGCTTTCGGCAAGGCCGATGCCGCGCTGATCGCATCGGGAACCGTATCGCTGGAGCTGGCGCTGTCGGGTGTGCCGATGGTCTCGTGCTACAGGCTCGATCCCATAGCACGTGCCATTGCGCCCTATTTCGTTTCCGTCTGGTCGGCGCTGCTGCCCAACCTGATTGCGGATCGTGCGCTTATTCCGGAGTTCTACAACGAGTACGTCAAGCCGAACAACCTGGCCCGGCAGATGGAAGCGCTGTTCGCCGACAGCGGCATGCGCGCCTGGCAGAAAGACGGTTTTGCCGAGATCGCGCGGCGCATGGCGACGGACAGGCCGTCGGGCGAGATAGCGGCGCAGGTGGTGATGGGGTACGTCAAGAGGGCGAGATAG